From Juglans regia cultivar Chandler chromosome 9, Walnut 2.0, whole genome shotgun sequence:
AATATCTATTACAATTTACAGACGCGCATCAATTCCAGGATTCTGGCAGTGGACAACTGAAAAACCTCTCTTTCATTGGAAAGACCGGGTCTTCTTAATAATTCAATTCATTCCGCTCATGTGGATATTTCTACAACACCACAAAATCCGAAGTATCTGATTTACAAACGCCAGACTGGGCGAATAAAAGATATCATCAAAATTGAAAACACTTATTCGATCCTATGATTCAaacttattttatacatttaagcTAAGATAATTACAGACTGATCAAACTATggcctatataatatattcatctCTCCATTAAGTCAAATAGAAAAGGAAGATGGACCAACccctctgtatttttttttttttgggctacGAAACGAAAGGAGGATCCTCTTGATAAGTAGATCCTACCGTCTCCCTTCGCAGTTTTCTAAAACCCAAAAAGATAAACTGAAAGTTCAGCAGTTCAACGTTTGTCTCCACTTCATCGaggaaaatatatcattatgggtaagaatattttcttgtttcctgtCCCTCAACTTCACCTCGGCCTAATGACAACGAGAGAAAATATTGCAATACACTGACCCTCAATCCCTCGAAAACATGTACAGCCCTTCTTGTTTCAATCGATGAATATTACCAGaaaaattaagcataaaattTAGGATCCAAAGAGATAACTTTTCTCACAAGAAAACTGAGCACAAAATAAACTCCCCATCATAtagaacatattatatatacacagaaAAACTCCCAAAGGATTGATTTAGGAAACGAAGTCCGGGACTGGACAtcgttttcaaaaataaaatccgaaaacaacaaagaaaatccATTGTTTACTAAAACCACTGCAATCAAATAAGCAAACCAAAAGAATCGTTTAGAAAGAGAACAAGAAAACAATCATACCTCGTTTAGAAAGAGAACAAGAAAAGGGTCTCTGAATCAAAAACCTTGAACCGAACTCTTATGGAAGAGAGGGGAACAGACACGCAGACTCAGAGAGACGTTGAATCGTGAAGAAATGGAATGGTTGAGGTTGGTGAATGGTGAATAGGGTggggttatttttatatacacacacaggCGTTCAATGTATCGCTAACGCGTAGTAAAATTTAATGCTTTTACAATATTGACCtttcaatgaaataaattagaaatataattgagaaatattatatatagaagccaCTGTTTATTGAAGTCAATTTTGCACAAATTAGGTGTCAAAATATACACCACATGGTTAAGAgggaaaacgagagagagagcagagaggagagagagagcgacagcagagattagagagagagagtggagatgagagagagagcgagacgagagaaagagagcagagatgagagagagagcaagacgagagagagagagagtagagatgagagagagagagcgagagcaaagatgagagagagcagagcgagacgagagagagagcagagatgagagagagagagcgagagcagagatgagagagagagcgagacgagagagagagcagagatgagaaagagagcgagagcagagatgagagagaccgagacgagagatgagagagagagagagctagacgagagagagagcggagatgatgagagagagttgatgagagagagatgggagagagacgttggtgagagagagatgagagagagaagccaaaggaagataaaaaaaaacaattggatgAGAGACATCCACATAGTatgtgcattgtgtgcaccactacagTAGATGCCGTATAGCACTtctcaataaattataatggtgtgtaaattaattatcaaaatatcagtaGTACTACTAACATGTGTAGACCGGTAGATTTGTGGAATTCACATCGATAATTTTGACTTGCCAACGgcataatttttatctatattaatcaaattttatttaaaataatatatatgcactCTCTAGTGAAAATCAAATACTAAGATATGCATTTACTTATGTACTTTCTTTTGAGTTATTATCTTCTCAAGTTAATGTTTAGAGCATAACACATAcgtcttttaaataataaaatttaatttacaagattcaaaattaaattatgatatataagtattttactaattgtattttctttttgtcccCGGCCTATACTCCAATAGTTTTTCTCTCAATATAGAGGCaacaagaaaattgaagaaaactcATTTTCCTTAAGTTCTGcaaggatttatttttttcattattatcatttaattataagaaaattatttatttattgacagttatttcttatttaaatgaGTATATTCTAATACAAATAGTcaattttataacaaataaacgtcataaatatttatttttcttgtaatgaattTATATGTCCTTGGTTTAGTTTAGTTTGTTTGTTTCCTCAAATCTTATTTTCCTAGCTAATGTTGTTTCTTTAAATGTACGTTGAGTTGTcagaaataataaatgttatcataaaaatatatcaattatgaGAATGTTGAGTTCTACGAGTAAACTTTTCATACTAGAATATCGTAACAATTCTAATTAATCAACCCTTGTTTAGAAGTAATATTAATACTGAATAATATGTTTAtcgtttcaatttttctttttttggcatACATTcacttgttaattaattatttgagaatTCAATAGCGTGTCTATCTTGAAGTACTTGAAGTAACAAAGTAACCAAGAATCATTTATTCTAGAtgaagggagaaaaaaagaatatttatttcAAACTTATATACATCAACGGTAcggtgctagctagctatatattaaacttaggttataatatatatagggtaGTGATTTGTATAATTCTAGAGCGTACAAGTCttgtaaactatttttttttaaaaattgataatttttttaaaaaaaatctattttttatgatagactctattttttttcaaaaaaaaaaaaaaaaacgaaacttacactttttaaaattattatacgaTCATTTTGAGATCTTTTCAACCTTGGCATGAaatagatctttttttttttttaatatggtgATCAATTAACCTAGCTAGCACGTGTTCAAATAACATAATATATcgtaatatatcattaaaaagtaaatataaaacaatGCATGATAAGGGTATTATAGTAGCTCTcctagtatgtatatattatatatggttattattttgttgttgatCTTTAGAAATTTAAGGTATTATAGTACggctcttaattaatttatgttcccttcaataatatatatatatatatatatattatatagcctCCTATATATCAGACTATCTATCAATTCCTTGGGACCGCATTGGTAGCTAGCTAACACCTTGGAATTTCGTTTCTGAGGATCAGtttcctttgaaattaagtagaATTAATTAGTAGGGCTGGCCAAGCCAACTTATTTATAATCTTCCTCTTGTCCCAccacaatattaattattttgtttagaaattgtAAGGAATTATCCCCTTTTTTCCAATTCGAAGTCAAATATGTACTTAATTCAACTCGTGTGTGCTCTAGAAACCCCCAATAAGGACAAGttaaacatattataattagaagaggtttggatagtgaatcgaaataagataaaagttgaataaaatttttaaaaattaaattttttattaaattttatttagaatataagatttattatattttttattaaattatattatatgaatagtgtgtgatgtaaataattttaaatagcactactcaattaatttatgtagtagatttttaaattaacaatatatttaatagattaaaatataagaaatattaccgtaataataaaattttataaaaataaattaataatttgacgTTGCTTATAAGTTATATGTACGACTGAGTTGCTCGTCCCTTCGCCCCTCATCGTAATCTACTTCGGTCTACGTTGCATTGTTGTTAGTCAAAGACATAGAGAAGGTAGCTTTAGATGCCGTTTTAATGCAACTCTTTACTTTTCAAAGGTACAGTAACGCTATTTCGTGTTCTGCACCCAAACACtttggcttcgtttggatcccaaattcatctcaatttatcattacaattttttcaaattccaatataaaatatattaaacaattcaactttttcaaatcccaaaataataataatattaaaaaataatattctaacaatattttatcatctcaactcaattcaacttaactcatttcaacatccaaacacaacctttataatttattgcatttttttaaaacagtagttaatttggattgagatatacattatttaaataatacgTTATTTCAATTAAACCGTAGTTAATTGAATGGCCGAACCTATGACAATCCAGAAGAATGTGACCCTTGGATCAAATTGTCAACGATTTTGTGAGGTGGAGTGATGACACGTGGGCACCCGTGGGATCTTATAATCTTTCAGACGTAGATTAGGATGTTTGACTTTAGATGGTATGAGTGACAGCTGGCTTCCAAAAGTTTCTCCGGCTAcaatttattattgtaaaagTATAATGATAGAGTTAgtactataatattattcatttattattttttttcatttgatttttttaatttttaattttatttaataattaagaaagtaaatattaataaaattatatatatttttaatttttttatagtgattaaagatgttaaaaaaatacttaaaagaaaataataaaaaaaattagaaatatatttgaatagTAAATTGATAATAATAGAGTAGTAAGTCTATCACtactcttattattatatatatcggATAATAATATTCTGGTAATCCCATTTCGTCCATTCACACAGCTAATCTAGGGTTCAAAAACATGTTTCAATTCtagtaaatagataaataaataatccaatatttaaaaaaaaatcgcaGACTTAAGGGTTTGTTTGGTTCCTTAACTCCTCTTAACTAATcacaactcatcattacaactttttcaaatttcaacataaaatataataaacaattcaactttttcaaattttaaaataataataatattaaaaaataatattctaataatattttattatctcaacttaacttaGTTCAACATCCTAATGCATACACACCAGAATAAATAGAAGCAAGATAATTTGTCTTTTGGGGTCTAGAGTGAAGTATATAAATAGATGAAGAACCCTTAATGCatttgataaataattaaatcccatttgaataatgagatgagatgattttagataaaagttaaataaaatattattagaatattactttttaatattattattattttcagatttgaaaaagttgaattatttattatattttgtatgaaaatttaaaaaaattataattatgaaatgagatgaaactatttttgtatccaaacgggaccttaatGTTTACTAAGAAATTCActtaaacaattataaataatatagaattcactttatgtatttatctctCCTCAATTTTAGACCATAGAATTGggtcaaaaactctaaaaagtccaactcatgaaaaaaaaatccaaatccatGAAAAAGGTTACGGATTTAGGAAAGTTTCTATAcaggaaaaattatatttctaagtCTGTTTCTTGATACAACAAACGCATTACTAATGAGACAAGCGTTTCGTAGAATCATAACAGaaaaaaaagcccaaatccaGTAGAGCAAAACACATTCAAAAATAGATTAGGCACCGCCCGCAGAGCAGCTAAGGGAGCAAATGGTGGTTCTAATACTTTTTTCTGTCCATGTGCCTTTGCACTGTCATCTGTTCTAATACTATCATCTATTCTAATACGTAGTGCCGGTGCCTCTGCCGTGACTAAAGCCAGCAATATTGATCTCAGcgatatttaaataatgaaatgatctcagatgatttataaatagtaatgaaaacgtagtaagaaaataatgataagatactgaatagtaataaaaagaaataaaaagtaatgataaaatattgaatagtagtggagtgatctcactacccaaacacagccgAATCTTGGCCTTTTTCTTTAGCAAGTTTCATGGCCTTGATTCCTCTAATGAAGGCGAGCATAGCAGCAGCCATTAACCAAATGTGTGTTCCTAGTCCTAGTTGTTAAAGCACAGCTAATATAACCTCCCCAGTCCCCTCCACCTCTGGTCTTCcataataatataaagaaacatAAGCCAACAGGCAACAGTTGCTATATTAACTCATACACAGGAGAATACTCTCAAGACATTTCAAACAAGTATATTTGCAAGTACATTCTCCTAAGGTAACAGAAGATACAGCTGCATCTGATAACTATACAGGAGAACAAATATGAGTTTATTGTGGGTACAATGTTTCCAATCTCGGGACATCAGAaactaagaaaagaaatagatacTACAAACAGCTCGATTCCAGTAAAGGCTTTCTTTACTTGCCACCTCTACAAGAATTTCTCTATGCTAGTTGTCAATGTGGATTTGGGAACAGCACCAATAATTGCATCTTTTTTCTCACCATTTCTGAAGATGATGACAGTAGGGATGCTTCTAATACCATATCGTGTGGCAACTGAAGGGCTCTCATCAGTATTAACTTTGTAGCATTTGAGCTTCCCAGCATATTGCTTTGCCAGTTCATCAATGATAGGATGGATCATACGGCATGGCCCACACCAAGGGGCCCAGAACTCAACCAGAACAGGGAACTCAGAGTCGAGAACGAGCGACTGCCAATTTGCATCTGTCACAGCAGCCACTGCAGTTATCCAAAGAACAAAGTTTTAGTTTTGTTAAGATTTTTCTCAAACCATCGAAAGAGACACTGATCAGCCATGGTTCAAAGTGCACAACACCAAAAGAGGAGAAGCAAACTTTCACTATAGCCAAAGATAGGCTACAAAGTTCTGCATGCCTCAACTGTTGAAGAGAACTTAGAGAAGAGTGTGTGAAGGTAGCTATCAAGTACTGAATTCTGTTAGTGGCAGGCAACCATATCAATCTGCATCAAGCCATTGACTCCAGGGGACCGAAACCAAATTTTAAGGCAACCACTTGGatatgtttcaattttttttttttggataagtcaCTTGGATGTCTCTAATCTATATCTGGTAAGATTCTTCCTTGCTACAAGCGACATAAAAACTGTCAACGTTACCCTACAAAGTGATAACGCATGCCCAAGTCCTACCACACTACCAGGTCAAGCACTCGGCTGAACAAGTATCGCTTCATGATATTCCTAAACCAAATCCCATAGAATAAACAAGTATTATCAAAATACTTCCTTAccaagaaatttattttaagttctTACTTATCGGAAGAAATTATTGTCTACTAATAAAATTTTCCTCTGTTCTATTCTCTCAGCTAATGAAATCCGGAAGCAATTGAACTTTTGTGGCCACCAAACGCGCTTCGAAGTAACAATTCGAAAGTATCACCATTTCTTCATCCAGAGTAGTCCCCGCAAGAATCAAAGGAACTAAACAGGAAAAGGAAACATTACGAGAACAAATTTAAGCTAAAAGGGGAAAATAAGCGATATTTTTGGTGGCtcagaaaacataaaaatgagCAGAAATAATCTGACTAACGAAGTCTGAGATTAGTTCATTATCGCTTTACTCTGCTATGTCTTTTCACTCCGTAAAATTTCCAAACTTTCTATGATTTCCTTTTCCTTGCCCATACAAATTAAacagaattgaaaaaaaaaggataaaagaaTCAAGCAAAGCAGGCCACTGGAGTACAGAATCATAATCCTAACCTTCGACAGCAGTGTCCTGAGCCTCGCACACGACTAGACCACCACGACGAGCGAGTCGCGAACTTGGGATCGGACTCACCGAGCCAAAAGAGCGAATTGAGAAACTCGGTCTTGCCCTGAGGCCTCCGAACCGGGGCAATCTACGGGCGGAGAACGAAGATGCCGCGATCGGAGAGATAGTAAGGGAAGGTAGAGTGGAGGCGCGAGGCACGATAAGGGATTCGAGCACGGTGGCCATGGCAATAGCAAATCAAAGCGctacaaagagagagaaataatgggTACGAAGTGGAGGGTTTGGGATCTGCGAGAATgcggagtgagagagagagtgtatAGGGTTTGGTGATTTGGTGAGGGAATGGATGACAAGGGAGGTGGCAGTGGGGCACTCGCAAGGATGGGGGAAAATGGGTTACTCTCAGGTTAATTCTACTGCAGTGCGGTCTGGTAACCAATAGAATCAGGCCGCTTGtactaagagcattctcattggattagataaaagttaaatctaatgagaatttagctattaggtcaataaattgctcacattgaattagctatattccaaatatacagtaatatccaaactaatttctaaatttggaacacactattcattcatcaaatcctttttatattatttctttctctctccttttaatattaattatttctctctccattttaaatgacaattaaaaaaatataattagaatacaattacaaattaatatataatattatgaacagtaaaatatgataaaataaaataaatttataattaaaaaaattaaaatttttttaaaattattaattactcattactatataatgaataaatggataattcaatttggacatttgatgtgaatagttaaaattaaattcatcttatattattttattgtcatataatgaaaaaatagctattccaatgtggagatttatataaatggaatagctaaaagttaaattcatcttacattcatcaaaaaatgtactttaatataaaaaggatttaatgaatgaatagtgtgttccaaatttgaaaattagtttggatattactgtagctatattccaatatagctaattcaatgtgagtaatttattgacctaatagttaaattttcattggatttagcttttagctaatccaatgagaatgctctaatgGCCATGCAAATGATAAAtcaattatcataatttttatctcaattctaGCAtcgtattaattataaataatgctATCCTGtctattaatttcttattttaaactaaatatCTTGAgaattaaaattcaatattaaaatttattatctttCCAAATCTATATGATTAGTATAGTTTTTTTCTCGTTATAGATCTTTCacgtttcaattttttctctgaGAAATACGTACTTCCCCCTCCCCAAAACAGTACTCCCATTATTTATCAACACATAAAAATGGGGATTTTCGAGTCACTTTATCAGATTATTATAAAAATCGAATTGCATGcagttaaaattaaaagaagtcataaatagattttaaaaaataaaattataaattaacataatttaatataatacgttaaatttataatttaacttcaaaaattaaatcactTAAATTTACAGTTACATAATaacttttaaaacaatatttttcctAAAGTAAATAAGAACAAACGGATAAtccttagaaaaaaagaaaagaggataatattctaataaattcaactttatattattaactatcTATAGTTGGACATGACTGTTGGACAGAGCCTGCCAGCCAACCTTTGACAAAGGTCTCCCATAATGCCCGCTCTTATCTGAAGGCTAGACGCCCATAATAGGAATCCACAGACCATGCAGGTTTGGATGCAGACAGTTCTTAATCTCGCTTGTCACTCGGCTTTTGTTGTTTATAAAATCCAAAGTTGAAGCACGTACGTGTACAGACGTCGATCCCTATCTAAAACATATGGCCGATCTTAATTTGTTCTCACAGTTTATTCCCATGGCCGATGGCAAGGTCGTTCCACCACGCTTTGCTCCAGCACTTTCTTCTCCATCTTTTCATTTTACAATAACTCTTGATCTCCCAACTTCCATCATTATGTGCATTAGCGTGATGTTGTTCTTCCTCATCCTTGCTCACATTCTGCATGCTTTCTTTCAATGGCTGAAAGAGGTGAGGCCTGGATATGATcttgaagaaggagaaggaattCATCGACAAGACATGAATGTTTCTAATCCAATATCTCATCCAGCTGCATTTTATCAAGCTATAGAAGAAAACAATGTCCGAGTGTTTGGAATATTAGATAGGTTTATGAGGGACGTAGGTGAAAGACGAGGGCAAAGACTGAGGGCCTCAAAGAAACTGCCTACTTTGGTAAATTATGGAAGCCATGGTATAAAATCGGCCAGTTTTTGTAGTACTGATTGTGCCATCTGCTTGGAGGATTTTGCAGTTGGGGACTCATGTCAAGTTTTCCCAGTGTGCAATCACATTTTTCATTCCAATTGCATTGACCACTGGTTGAGGAATAAGATAACTTGTCCTGTTTGCCGCAATTGTGTTCTCTAGCAGGACGTATGATCATCATGAGCTGCCTCTTCGTGTCCAGAGCCGCCAGTAAATACCCaccaaaacaaaagaagaataagattgaagaagaacaagaaacgAACTCTAAATACCCGtactttaatttatatatttaggcatttttttttcctgctgtTCTTGTGTCGTTGGTCATGATAAGGAAGAATCCTCTTCGGATCCTTTTCTTGATCTTAGATGATTTTATCTTGTATATATCTTTACTTTCCTAGTTTATAGGATAATTTCAACtgtatatattctattatttgtTTCCTATTATATAGAACTTTTCATTTGTAAATACGTTTTATATAATGAAACTGATAGCCTCAATATTCTGTTGAGGATTTCAGTCACATTATACACAGGTCATTGAACTTCTATATAGTATCAAACTTTTATTATTCGATCATTTCCCTGGCTGCTTCGTCCTCATCACCTTCCCTTCCGCTGAACACGATGGTGCATATATGCTCACCATCAAACTGACCTCCTCCAATTATTTGCTATGGGGAAATCAGTTCATTCATCTATTAACCAGCCAAGATCTCTTTGAATTTCTAGATGGTAGTGTCCGGGCTCCTTATCCGAAGATTACTGGCTCTGACGACACCATGCAGGTGAATCTAGCCTACACTTCCTGGCTGAATACAGATCAGACTCTCCTAAGTCTTCTATATTCTTCTCTTACCGAGGAGTCTATGAGTGAAGTACTTGGTTTGAGTCATACCCATGAGGCCTGGACCACTCTTGAAGCCTCGTTCTCTCACAgacagtgttttaaatttcgtaccgtaccggctggtacggtcgaaatttttcgtttcgaccgtccggccggtacaggtattatatatgttccgtaccggttaaaataccggccgtaccggccattTCAGACTAAATTTCGCCTAGGCGGCCTATATTTCGATACCACGGTACCGATATTtcagtatgttttttttttttttttttttcattttttcaaactacaaacttattttttaacccctaatttagactagactatttataatttatatatatatatgtatttatatataatttatttatatatagactattattttgaaatataatttttatatatatttatatatataatttatttataaattgactatcccgaaatgctatcccgaaacggtaccggtaccgaaatatttcgttccagtgccttgaccggtacgaggtccggtacggtattcaaaacattgcacaCAGATCCAAGACTTGAGAACTCCAACTTAAGGATGAGCTTCAACCAATGCAGCGAGGCTCGAAATTCGTGGCTGAATTTTCTCGACTCTTCAAAGGCATCTATTATCAACTAGCGGCTATTGGTCGCCCCATAGACGACCTGGATAAAATCCACTGGTTCTTGAGAGCCTTGgtgttattctaaggggtgtgatcaccaaacggtgtaccccttggaatgatattctctaacatggtgatggttcccatgaggggtgatgttaaaggaagtgtcaagaaacacaaccttttgatttagtcaaaaggttgtgtcacttcttaaggatgtgacttttgggttactattggtttaccaatggttgtgccctttcacaataggatgtgtcactccttaaggttgtgacatttgggttaccattggttaaccaatggatgtgccatttaccaaccggtgcatgatggcctataaatatgggtcattggtgcacaaacaaatgcactcaattTCATTTactcatcaccaacttgtgggacaaataccctcacgggagtgtcaccatatcgTTATAATTTTCACTTCCATTTGTTGTTTGATTCTCTACAGTGGTATCAAAGCTAGGTTATGTCAGAGGGAATTTTATCGCGCATTACAAAGACGATAAATAGGTAAGTGCTTGGTTTGGcaaccacacttgcatattttaatcatcttcgTTTGCTTGAAAATCCGAGAGAGAAACTTTTTCTGATCACGGTGGGGGGTTTAGAGTATACtggtaatcttcaaaatttagtaaattgttactattttgaagaaaattattggtattATTTTACACAAAGAAATAGTGATTTAAATAGCCCACTTTTACACAAAGTTACTGTTTCGGCCGGTCGCCGGAGCCTCTCACCACCGCCGGACGTCGTGGACCTCGGGAGCACGTCGGAGTCGTCGTCGCCGGCCACCATTTGGTCGGACGGAACTGAGGAAACCGCACGTAGGGACACTGCAGTGCGCCAGCGTGAGGTTGAAGACAACCCAGGatgaaacggtgccgtttcgtCCAACGGTCATCCCGTTCAAACCAATCCAGGGCTAAACGACAGTGTTGTTCAGCCAACGGAGGTTAATTCCGGCAAAAACAACATTGTCGTTGTGCCCGTTTCTGAGAATCTGGAGCCGAGCCACCAAGCCGAACCGATAACGGAGCCGTTGACCGAGCCGCCGACTCCCGATTTGAAAGAggtgaaacatcaaggaaaggtcgtggatatcctcgatcggggcgtcattttcattattctccttatataaaatataataggagaatttctaagctgccaccttggattaaatccaagggttattattactaattaagtttgtaataattttaatttttcacagttgaactattgtatttaaatagtacacatttattatttctacattctttttgttgattaatttttaaggtttattattcatgGCACCGAAGAAAAGTATTGATTTCTCGgggatagaaaaattgaatggaagaaatttccgggcctggaaaaggcatataacttttcttctaacccatgaaaagaccttatatacattaacaacaccaaatCCATGGGAAGGAAttgtagaagatgatgaaagtgaaagtgTAAACAACATTTTAAATGTagataaatggatagaacacaatgcatgggcaaaaactttaattttgcattgcatgagtgatcacattattcatttatttgaagactatgaaactgctaaagaaattatggatgcagttgaagCAAAGTATGGTTTAAGGTTGGATACTTATATTCAGTTattattggataagtataaccggacttgtatgaaagagagtgatgatattggcgatcatgtacttcaaatggagttaATGGTAAAAGAATTACATGATGCTGGTCATCCTCTCACTGACAAAATGCAAGTCACAACCATACTAAATAgtcttccttcatcttgggatcacattattacttctttaacacacagtggaaatgaagtaacaatgatatcacttccagtacttttagtacttgaaggagaaatgatgaaaagaaggaataaagatagtgaatcgtccaatttattgatggctcaGGACAAGCATTCTACACAGAATAAGATGAAGCCAAAacagtttaagaaaaagaaatggttaaaaaggaaacaa
This genomic window contains:
- the LOC108992718 gene encoding thioredoxin 1-like: MATVLESLIVPRASTLPSLTISPIAASSFSARRLPRFGGLRARPSFSIRSFGSVSPIPSSRLARRGGLVVCEAQDTAVEVAAVTDANWQSLVLDSEFPVLVEFWAPWCGPCRMIHPIIDELAKQYAGKLKCYKVNTDESPSVATRYGIRSIPTVIIFRNGEKKDAIIGAVPKSTLTTSIEKFL
- the LOC118349442 gene encoding RING-H2 finger protein ATL77-like gives rise to the protein MADGKVVPPRFAPALSSPSFHFTITLDLPTSIIMCISVMLFFLILAHILHAFFQWLKEVRPGYDLEEGEGIHRQDMNVSNPISHPAAFYQAIEENNVRVFGILDRFMRDVGERRGQRLRASKKLPTLVNYGSHGIKSASFCSTDCAICLEDFAVGDSCQVFPVCNHIFHSNCIDHWLRNKITCPVCRNCVL